From a single Metopolophium dirhodum isolate CAU chromosome 6, ASM1992520v1, whole genome shotgun sequence genomic region:
- the LOC132947840 gene encoding uncharacterized protein LOC132947840: MKKAGTTIKALYSKMIHITCIAHGLHRVAENIRSHFPRVDKLVAKGKQVFLKAPSRVLFFKTEAPGVPLPPEPVLTRWGSWIEATSYYCQYFKQVRDVMQHFDSNDAVSIKESQALLNEISMEPNLTFIDSNYGFLPSTITKLESQGVSLTDSVTTVMFTKNKLDEVAGDVGMKVKTKFNQVLEKNSGFAIILKILKILNGEKSSSMDGLPEDLTGNDLTFYKYAPVTSTDVERSFSRYKTILADNRRSFDVENIKKTLVVQCNNLSG, from the exons ATGAAGAAAGCAGGTACAACTATCAAGGCTTTGTACTCCAAGATGATCCATATTACTTGTATAGCACACGGATTACATAGAGTGGCAGAAAATATTCGGAGTCATTTTCCTAGAGTTGATAAATTAGTGGCAAAAGGAAagcaagtatttttaaaagcaccttcacgtgttttattttttaagacagAAGCTCCCGGAGTCCCTCTTCCTCCCGAACCTGTACTTACACGTTGGGGTTCTTGGATTGAAGCTACTTCTTATTACTGCCAATATTTTAAGCAAGTACGAGATGTTATGCAACATTTTGATTCTAACGATGCTGTATCTATAAAAGAATCTCAAGCCCTTCTAAATGAAATTTCAATGGAACCAAATTTGACTTTTATAGATTCAAATTATGGGTTTTTACCATCAACCATAACTAAATTAGAATCACAAGGTGTATCACTAACTGATTCAGTAACAACAGTAAtgttcacaaaaaataaattggacGAAGTAGCGGGTGACGTTGGAatgaaagtaaaaacaaaatttaaccaagttttagaaaaaaactctgggtttgcaataatattaaaaattttaaaaattttgaatggaGAAAAAAGTTCATCGATGGATGGTTTACCAGAAGACCTAACGGGAaatgatttaacattttataaatatgcacCAGTAACATCAACAGACGTCGAAAGAAGTTTTTCTCGGTATAAAACCATACTGGCCGACAATCGGCGATCATTCGAcgtggaaaatattaaaaaaacattagttgtgcaatgcaataatttatcag gatAA
- the LOC132947689 gene encoding putative uncharacterized protein DDB_G0286901 produces MSQKDNNTSLTDSETESVQLINQESREVVLIKSTSSETINNKDSELSNPTSSPKETKNDTNNDITIIADNKELLIDLSTEEGYQYSIDFDREKYLGAIREKNLLNTSIRPIIVSETELRQIGTRTQKGIIHTQLEPVKRTRKTKMPTKIPLDKATLMIPTCTGERDVYQFIKASDLACSAVEKDDLPILMKFINTKLFDQALNVCRYRDTSDWEGIKLILLDHISFEPQQSTSSLQVALNSVRMRNNEDVGAYARRVEQLYFNLCVASTKGKTTDQADTIRDQLKEQTLVVFIKGLIPSLKTIVKSQKPPTLELAIQVAKDEETEIKSETDAYQYYGGNSSGRQVNNSTANTSNSNGQNNNYNAPNINRPNYNSNNLSRPNYNLRGNFNPNPNFNRSQYNRNTNLNRPDINHGNRNNVNSSNQYQPRGNNNFNRNNNYTRNYQNNNHAMATIQCYQCGGNHFARDCVQNRHTNN; encoded by the coding sequence ATGAGTCAAAAGGATAATAATACTAGTTTAACTGATAGTGAAACTGAAagtgtacaattaataaatcaGGAAAGTAGAGAAGTCGTATTAATTAAATCAACGAGTTCTgagacaattaataataaagatagtGAATTAAGTAACCCAACATCTAGCCCTAAGGAAACCAAGAACGATACAAATAacgatataactattatagctgATAATAAGGAACTATTAATTGACTTAAGTACAGAAGAAGGTTATCAATATTCCATAGATTTTGATAGGGAAAAATATTTAGGGGCTATCAGGGaaaagaatttattaaatacaagtatACGACCGATAATAGTCAGTGAAACTGAACTAAGACAAATAGGTACTCGTACTCAAAAAGGAATTATACACACACAGTTAGAACCAGTTAAACGAACTAGAAAAACCAAAATGCCTACCAAAATTCCGTTAGACAAAGCCACCCTTATGATCCCCACCTGTACCGGTGAAAGGGACGTTTACCAATTTATTAAAGCTTCCGATTTGGCTTGTTCAGCCGTGGAAAAAGATgacctacctatacttatgaAATTTATTAACACCAAGTTATTCGATCAGGCGTTAAATGTATGTCGATATAGGGACACCAGTGATTGGGAGGGTATTAAGTTAATTCTGTTAGACCACATTTCATTTGAACCACAACAATCGACATCTTCATTGCAAGTAGCATTAAATTCTGTACGAATGAGAAACAATGAGGACGTAGGTGCATACGCGCGTAGAGtagaacaattatatttcaatctATGTGTAGCAAGCACTAAAGGAAAAACTACAGACCAAGCTGATACAATTCGCGATCAATTAAAAGAACAGACACTGGTAGTTTTTATTAAAGGGTTAATACCTAGCTTAAAGACCATCGTAAAATCCCAAAAACCTCCCACTTTAGAATTAGCTATCCAGGTTGCTAAGGACGAAGAGACCGAGATTAAGTCTGAGACCGACGCATATCAATATTATGGAGGCAATAGTTCAGGTAGACAAGTAAACAACTCCACCGCGAATACCAGCAATTCTAAcgggcaaaataataattacaacgcTCCGAATATTAATAGACCtaattataacagtaataatttatctagacCAAATTACAATCTGAGAGGAAATTTTAATCCAAATCCAAATTTTAATCGATCACAATATAATCGAAATACGAATTTAAATAGACCTGATATAAATCACGGTAATAGGAATAATGTTAATAGTAGTAATCAATATCAGCCTCGaggtaataataactttaatcgcaataataattatacacgtaATTATCAGAATAATAATCACGCAATGGCCACTATACAATGTTACCAATGCGGAGGAAATCATTTCGCTCGAGACTGTGTTCAAAATCGTCATACTAATAACTAG